The proteins below come from a single Streptomyces tubercidicus genomic window:
- a CDS encoding sensor histidine kinase has product MRERSAGGGATDDGAGGEAGKTAGPEAGAAAGPRVRRVLRGLRRASGLLRWTSLRLRLVVVFALVALTAAVSASGIAYWLNRNTVLERTQNAVLNDFRKSLEDSTRSLPLHPRCAELQDAARQMAAGPQNYAVLLIGVDREGKDCAATTNKNLLTLDSVPRSLRTAVNEVREVDESNRYAHHLYWQRKEVGDAPYLVAGAKVIGGGPTGYMMKSLATERQDLNSLAWSLGIATALALVGSALLAQAAATTVLRPVQRLGHAARQLGEGRLDTRLRVTGTDELADLSRTFNRTAERLEHRVEELSGREAASRRFVADMSHELRTPLTAITAVSEVLEEEADSLDPMIAPAVQLVVSETRRLNDLVENLMEVTRFDAGTARLVLDDVDVADQVTACVDARAWLDAVELDADRGIVARLDPRRLDVILANLIGNALKHGGSPVRVSVHTEEVPGDGAGGRTGSTAVTGGPAAPPASGGPEAGTEQEGTEVSGQPPVGGKLVIRVRDHGPGIPEEVLPHVFDRFYKASASRPRSEGSGLGLSIALENAHIHGGEITAANLPEGGAVFTLRLPMDAAPLTDGDRGDRGTARAADEGTEDGR; this is encoded by the coding sequence GTGAGGGAACGTTCCGCGGGCGGCGGTGCGACGGACGACGGCGCGGGCGGCGAAGCCGGGAAGACGGCCGGACCCGAGGCCGGAGCCGCGGCCGGACCGAGGGTGCGGCGGGTGCTGCGCGGGCTGCGCCGGGCGTCGGGGCTGCTGCGCTGGACGAGTCTGCGGCTGCGGCTGGTGGTGGTCTTCGCGCTGGTGGCCCTGACGGCGGCGGTCTCGGCGTCGGGCATCGCGTACTGGCTCAACCGCAACACCGTTCTGGAGCGCACCCAGAACGCCGTTCTGAACGACTTCCGCAAGTCGCTGGAGGACAGTACGCGGTCGCTGCCGCTGCATCCGCGCTGTGCCGAACTGCAGGACGCGGCGCGGCAGATGGCGGCCGGGCCGCAGAACTACGCGGTGCTGCTGATCGGGGTGGACCGCGAGGGCAAGGACTGCGCGGCGACCACCAACAAGAATCTGCTGACGCTCGACAGTGTGCCGCGGTCGCTGCGTACCGCGGTGAACGAGGTGCGCGAGGTCGACGAGTCCAACCGCTATGCGCACCATCTGTACTGGCAGCGCAAGGAGGTCGGGGACGCCCCCTATCTCGTCGCCGGGGCGAAGGTGATCGGCGGCGGGCCCACCGGCTACATGATGAAGTCGCTGGCCACCGAGCGGCAGGACCTCAACTCGCTGGCCTGGTCGCTGGGGATCGCGACCGCGCTCGCGCTGGTCGGCTCGGCGCTGCTGGCGCAGGCCGCGGCGACGACCGTGCTGCGGCCCGTACAGCGGCTGGGGCACGCGGCGCGGCAGCTGGGCGAGGGGCGGCTGGACACCCGGCTGCGGGTGACCGGCACGGATGAACTGGCCGATCTGTCCCGGACGTTCAACCGTACGGCGGAGCGGCTGGAGCACCGGGTCGAGGAGCTGAGCGGGCGCGAGGCGGCGTCCCGGCGGTTCGTCGCCGATATGTCGCACGAGCTGCGGACGCCGCTGACCGCGATCACCGCGGTCTCCGAGGTGCTGGAGGAGGAGGCGGACTCCCTCGACCCGATGATCGCGCCGGCCGTGCAGCTGGTGGTCAGCGAGACCCGGCGGCTGAACGACCTGGTGGAGAACCTGATGGAGGTCACCCGCTTCGACGCGGGGACGGCCCGGCTGGTGCTGGACGATGTCGATGTCGCGGACCAGGTGACCGCCTGTGTCGACGCACGGGCCTGGCTGGACGCGGTCGAGCTGGACGCGGACCGCGGCATCGTGGCCCGTCTGGACCCGCGGCGGCTCGATGTCATCCTGGCGAATCTGATCGGCAACGCCCTCAAACACGGTGGCTCGCCGGTGCGGGTCTCGGTGCACACCGAGGAGGTGCCGGGGGACGGTGCGGGCGGCAGGACGGGCAGCACGGCCGTTACCGGCGGACCGGCCGCGCCGCCCGCGTCCGGCGGGCCGGAAGCCGGTACGGAGCAGGAGGGGACGGAGGTGTCCGGGCAGCCGCCCGTGGGCGGCAAGCTGGTGATCCGCGTACGGGATCACGGCCCCGGCATCCCGGAAGAAGTCCTTCCGCATGTCTTCGACCGCTTCTACAAGGCCAGCGCGTCCCGGCCGCGGTCGGAGGGCAGCGGTCTGGGCCTGTCGATCGCGCTGGAGAACGCACATATCCACGGCGGGGAGATCACCGCGGCCAACCTCCCCGAGGGCGGCGCGGTCTTCACCCTGCGGCTGCCGATGGACGCCGCGCCGCTGACGGACGGCGACCGCGGGGACCGCGGCACGGCCCGCGCGGCCGATGAGGGCACGGAGGACGGGCGATGA
- a CDS encoding VanZ family protein, with protein MQRHGPGTTAVPRMRVTGLLLLVAHLLAVGWLTLRPRTVPWVPAANLQPLATIRAELVHGVSWDAVQHLGSSMLLLAPLGVLLPLSAGRLNVSPLVSWTRTVFAAAMISLAIELLQSGVPGRVPDIDSVLLSSLGVAVVHLAVVPGARRRLRRRYGDLGEVTPRIPRVELAPQADALSGGRTYL; from the coding sequence GTGCAGCGTCATGGCCCCGGCACCACCGCCGTTCCCCGTATGCGCGTCACCGGACTTCTCCTCCTTGTGGCGCATCTGCTTGCCGTCGGCTGGCTGACGTTGCGTCCCCGCACGGTGCCCTGGGTGCCCGCCGCGAACCTCCAACCGCTGGCGACGATCCGGGCCGAGCTGGTGCACGGAGTGTCCTGGGACGCCGTACAGCATCTGGGCAGCTCGATGCTGCTGCTGGCGCCGCTGGGGGTGCTGCTGCCGCTCTCCGCGGGGCGGCTGAACGTTTCGCCACTGGTGTCCTGGACCCGCACGGTGTTCGCCGCGGCGATGATCTCGCTGGCCATCGAGCTGCTGCAGTCAGGGGTGCCCGGCCGGGTCCCGGACATCGACTCGGTGCTGCTCAGCTCCCTCGGGGTGGCCGTGGTGCACCTGGCGGTGGTCCCCGGGGCCCGGCGCCGGCTGCGTCGCCGGTACGGGGATCTCGGGGAGGTAACCCCGAGGATCCCCAGGGTCGAACTGGCCCCACAGGCTGATGCTCTCTCCGGCGGCCGGACCTACCTTTGA
- a CDS encoding PspC domain-containing protein — MAAALVRPRNNRVIAGVCAGLARRFGMTPTTMRVLFVVSCLLPGPQFLVYLALWIFLPSEEKTSTGAAAW, encoded by the coding sequence ATGGCCGCCGCACTGGTCCGCCCCCGCAACAACCGAGTGATCGCCGGAGTGTGCGCGGGCCTGGCCCGTCGCTTCGGTATGACGCCGACGACGATGCGTGTGCTGTTCGTGGTCTCGTGTCTGCTGCCCGGCCCGCAGTTCCTGGTCTACCTGGCGCTGTGGATATTCCTCCCCTCGGAGGAGAAGACCTCCACCGGCGCCGCCGCCTGGTGA
- a CDS encoding adenosine deaminase: MTSETTTLPTSEQILRAPKVLLHDHLDGGLRPTTIVELARENGYEGLPETDPEKLGVWFREASDSGSLERYLETFAHTCAVMQTRDALARVAAECAEDLAADGVVYAEVRYAPEQHLEQGLTLEEVVEAVNEGFREGERRARENGHRIRVGALLTAMRHAARALEIAELANRYRDTGVVGFDIAGAEAGYPPTRHLDAFEYLKRENNHFTIHAGEAFGLPSIWQALQWCGADRLGHGVRIIDDIEVADDGSVKLGRLASYVRDKRIPLEMCPTSNLQTGAAPSYAEHPIGLLRRLQFRLTVNTDNRLMSHTSMTEEFEHLVKTFRYTLDDMQWFTVNAMKSAFIPFDERLAMINDVIKPGYAELRAEWLFRPALATPPVSSASDPA; encoded by the coding sequence ATGACGAGCGAGACCACCACCCTGCCGACCAGTGAACAGATCCTCCGCGCCCCCAAGGTGCTGCTCCACGATCACCTCGACGGCGGCCTGCGCCCCACCACCATCGTCGAGCTGGCCCGCGAGAACGGCTATGAGGGGCTGCCCGAGACCGACCCGGAAAAGCTCGGGGTCTGGTTCCGTGAGGCCAGTGACTCCGGCTCGCTGGAGCGCTATCTGGAGACCTTCGCCCACACCTGCGCCGTCATGCAGACCCGCGACGCCCTGGCCCGGGTGGCCGCCGAGTGCGCCGAGGACCTGGCCGCCGACGGCGTGGTCTACGCCGAGGTCCGGTACGCGCCCGAACAGCACCTGGAGCAGGGGCTGACCCTCGAAGAGGTCGTCGAGGCGGTCAACGAGGGCTTCCGCGAGGGCGAACGGCGGGCCCGCGAGAACGGCCACCGCATCCGCGTCGGCGCACTGCTGACCGCCATGCGGCACGCCGCCCGCGCCCTGGAGATCGCCGAACTCGCCAACCGCTACCGGGACACCGGCGTCGTCGGCTTCGACATCGCGGGCGCCGAGGCCGGCTACCCGCCCACCCGCCACCTCGACGCGTTCGAGTACCTCAAGCGGGAGAACAACCACTTCACCATCCACGCCGGTGAGGCCTTCGGTCTGCCGTCGATCTGGCAGGCCCTCCAGTGGTGCGGCGCCGACCGCCTCGGCCACGGCGTCCGGATCATCGACGACATCGAGGTCGCCGACGACGGCTCGGTCAAGCTCGGCCGGCTCGCCTCGTACGTACGGGACAAGCGCATCCCGCTGGAGATGTGCCCCACCTCCAACCTCCAGACCGGTGCCGCCCCTTCCTACGCCGAGCACCCCATCGGCCTGCTGCGCCGGCTGCAGTTCCGGCTCACGGTCAACACCGACAACCGGCTGATGAGCCACACGTCCATGACCGAGGAATTCGAGCACCTGGTCAAGACATTTCGATACACGCTCGATGACATGCAGTGGTTTACAGTCAATGCGATGAAATCAGCGTTCATTCCTTTCGATGAACGTCTGGCCATGATCAATGACGTGATCAAGCCTGGTTACGCGGAACTCCGGGCCGAGTGGCTGTTCCGTCCGGCGCTCGCAACGCCCCCTGTGAGCAGCGCTTCTGACCCTGCGTGA
- a CDS encoding alpha/beta hydrolase, giving the protein MAQQALPVREARLGKPLGTAGKEGARDALRWRGGGRGTGREVSGVALLLPGGGPTGIRRPSPVATLAVRPLAVRLAKAGRPEGLTAHVVRYRCSGWNGPDAHPARDADWALDEVVRRYGDVPVCLVGTGMGARAALHAAGHPAVHSVLAIAPWLPDPHRDGDEQPDPVKQLIGRQVLLIHGTNDERTDPDLSYRYAERAKKVNRDICRFEVHSDGHSLHQHRTEVLALATDFMLGSLFARGYARPVKDALAAPPPLGLRMPLAAGFGASLRH; this is encoded by the coding sequence ATGGCTCAGCAAGCGCTGCCGGTGCGTGAGGCCCGGCTGGGAAAACCGCTGGGAACGGCCGGCAAAGAAGGGGCGCGCGACGCGCTCCGGTGGAGGGGTGGCGGGCGCGGCACCGGCCGGGAGGTGAGCGGGGTCGCGCTGTTACTGCCGGGCGGCGGACCGACCGGGATACGGCGCCCGTCCCCGGTGGCCACCCTGGCGGTGCGCCCGCTGGCGGTCCGACTGGCGAAGGCCGGGCGCCCCGAGGGCCTGACGGCCCATGTCGTCCGCTACCGCTGCAGCGGCTGGAACGGCCCCGACGCCCATCCGGCCCGGGATGCGGACTGGGCCCTGGACGAGGTGGTCCGCCGCTACGGCGATGTGCCGGTCTGCCTCGTCGGCACGGGCATGGGCGCCCGCGCCGCGCTGCACGCCGCGGGCCATCCGGCCGTCCACTCCGTGCTGGCGATCGCCCCTTGGCTGCCCGACCCGCACCGGGACGGCGACGAGCAGCCCGATCCGGTGAAACAGCTCATCGGCCGGCAGGTCCTGCTCATCCACGGCACCAACGACGAACGCACCGACCCCGATCTGTCCTACCGCTACGCCGAGCGCGCCAAGAAGGTCAACCGCGACATCTGCCGCTTCGAGGTGCACTCCGACGGCCATTCGCTGCATCAGCACCGGACCGAAGTCCTGGCCCTGGCAACGGACTTCATGCTCGGTTCGCTGTTCGCCCGGGGCTATGCCAGACCGGTGAAGGACGCGCTGGCCGCCCCGCCGCCGTTGGGCCTGCGGATGCCACTGGCCGCGGGCTTCGGGGCGTCACTGCGGCACTGA
- a CDS encoding LysR family transcriptional regulator — MAHDRRSQGPLLQGRNRKDTAGSGPAGVDTGEVAELGADSWAVTLAPRIAQFTAVARHEHVTRAAQELGMPQPTLSRAIVRLEEDLGVALFARHGRTLSLTPAGRAFLAATERALTDLERATESVRADVDPAAGKVAFGFLHTLGPETVPGLIRSFRADHPRVRFQLVQNYGEAMIERLRAGDLDLCLTSPVPDYPDLVARRLDEQKLRLVVPDDHPLAARKRIRLAEAAGELFVTLEPGYGLRRITDALCAEAGFTPRVAFEGEEAETLRGLVAAGLGVALLPPPAVPRPGVAELTVTAPRAVREIGVAWLDGHPDTPPVAAFKKFLLSRRGRLLPR; from the coding sequence GTGGCACATGATCGCAGGTCGCAAGGGCCTCTGTTGCAAGGTCGCAACAGAAAAGACACCGCAGGTTCGGGCCCGGCCGGGGTGGACACGGGCGAGGTGGCCGAACTCGGCGCCGACTCGTGGGCGGTGACCCTCGCCCCGCGGATCGCCCAGTTCACCGCCGTCGCCCGGCACGAACACGTCACCCGCGCCGCCCAGGAGCTCGGGATGCCGCAGCCGACGCTCAGCCGGGCCATCGTCCGCCTGGAGGAGGACCTGGGCGTCGCCCTCTTCGCCCGGCACGGCCGCACCCTCTCGCTCACCCCGGCGGGCCGCGCCTTTCTCGCCGCCACCGAACGGGCGTTGACAGACCTGGAGCGGGCGACGGAGTCCGTACGGGCCGATGTCGATCCGGCCGCCGGGAAGGTGGCGTTCGGCTTCCTGCACACCCTCGGGCCGGAGACCGTGCCGGGCCTGATCCGCAGCTTCCGCGCCGACCATCCGCGCGTCCGCTTCCAGCTCGTCCAGAACTACGGCGAGGCCATGATCGAGCGGCTGCGGGCCGGCGACCTCGATCTGTGTCTGACCTCGCCGGTGCCCGACTACCCGGACCTGGTCGCCCGACGCCTCGATGAGCAGAAGCTGCGCCTGGTCGTCCCGGACGATCATCCGCTGGCCGCCCGTAAGCGGATCCGGCTCGCGGAGGCCGCCGGGGAGCTGTTCGTGACCCTCGAACCGGGCTACGGGCTGCGCCGGATCACCGACGCGCTGTGCGCCGAGGCGGGATTCACGCCACGGGTCGCGTTCGAGGGGGAGGAGGCCGAGACGCTGCGCGGGCTGGTCGCGGCCGGGCTGGGGGTGGCCCTGCTCCCGCCGCCGGCCGTCCCCCGCCCCGGCGTCGCCGAGCTGACCGTCACGGCACCGCGCGCGGTCCGCGAGATCGGCGTCGCCTGGCTCGACGGCCATCCGGACACCCCGCCGGTGGCCGCGTTCAAGAAGTTCCTGCTGAGCCGGCGGGGGCGGTTGTTGCCCAGGTGA
- a CDS encoding MFS transporter: MPPADTGASVTDRAAASPLSSPDSSTAAAPDPEAGKLRPGGPGYRRMSFALFAAGVATFALLYSTQALLPAISGDLGVSPDQASWTVSAATFGLALGVIPLSAVSERFGRRTLMTVSLSVAALIAMLVPFAPSLGVLIALRGIQGVALAGLPASAMAFLAEEVRAKALVAAIGLFVAGNSIGGMSGRIVTGWVAQAWGWRAALAAVGVLAVVCAVAFRLLVPKARHFVSRSVGPRALARTLGNHLADPLLRRLYAIGGLFMTVFGAVYTVIGYRLVSEPFNLPQGIVGSIFVVYLVGTVSSAAAGKLVARVGRRGALYLAVGTTTTGLLLSLADSVTAVLAGLVLITAGFFAGHAVASSSVSRTAKTARAQASALYQCAYYVGSSLGGALGAAAFHAVGWDGTVLLGLAAMLGAASITLYATRKAVAERRLLHLEKAA; encoded by the coding sequence ATGCCTCCCGCTGATACCGGGGCGTCCGTCACCGACCGTGCGGCCGCCTCTCCCCTGTCGTCCCCTGACTCCTCTACCGCCGCCGCGCCCGACCCCGAAGCGGGCAAGCTGCGGCCGGGCGGCCCCGGCTACCGCCGGATGAGCTTCGCCCTCTTTGCCGCCGGAGTGGCCACGTTCGCCCTCCTCTACTCCACGCAGGCGCTGCTGCCCGCGATCTCCGGTGACCTCGGGGTCAGCCCGGACCAGGCGAGCTGGACCGTGTCCGCGGCGACCTTCGGCCTGGCGCTCGGCGTGATCCCGCTGAGCGCGGTCTCCGAGCGCTTCGGCCGGCGCACGCTGATGACGGTGTCCCTCTCGGTGGCCGCACTGATCGCGATGCTGGTGCCGTTCGCCCCGTCGCTCGGTGTGCTGATCGCGCTGCGCGGCATCCAGGGCGTCGCACTGGCCGGGCTGCCGGCCTCGGCGATGGCGTTCCTGGCCGAGGAGGTACGCGCCAAGGCGCTGGTGGCGGCCATCGGACTGTTCGTGGCGGGCAACAGCATCGGTGGGATGTCCGGCCGGATCGTGACCGGCTGGGTCGCCCAGGCATGGGGCTGGCGGGCGGCGCTCGCCGCGGTGGGTGTGCTGGCCGTGGTGTGCGCGGTGGCCTTCCGGCTGCTGGTCCCCAAGGCCCGGCACTTCGTGTCCCGTTCGGTGGGCCCGCGGGCGCTGGCCCGTACGCTCGGCAACCACCTCGCCGACCCACTACTGCGCCGCCTCTACGCCATCGGCGGGCTGTTCATGACGGTCTTCGGCGCGGTCTACACGGTCATCGGCTACCGCCTGGTCTCCGAACCGTTCAACCTCCCGCAGGGCATTGTCGGTTCGATCTTCGTGGTCTACCTGGTCGGCACGGTCTCCTCGGCCGCGGCCGGCAAGCTGGTCGCCCGGGTGGGCCGCCGCGGCGCGCTGTACCTGGCCGTCGGCACCACGACCACCGGCCTGCTGCTCTCCCTCGCCGACTCCGTCACCGCGGTGCTGGCCGGACTCGTCCTGATCACCGCCGGCTTCTTCGCGGGCCATGCGGTCGCCTCGTCCTCGGTCAGCCGCACCGCCAAGACGGCGCGCGCCCAGGCGTCGGCGCTGTACCAGTGCGCGTACTACGTCGGCAGCAGCCTGGGCGGCGCGCTCGGCGCCGCCGCCTTCCACGCCGTCGGCTGGGACGGCACGGTCCTCCTCGGCCTGGCCGCGATGCTCGGCGCCGCCTCGATCACCCTCTATGCCACCCGCAAGGCCGTCGCCGAACGCCGCCTCCTCCACCTGGAGAAGGCCGCGTAG
- a CDS encoding Uma2 family endonuclease, whose product MIALAAEHFPQEGRVQDALVQIREDTEAPEGCMVEIIDGVVTVAPPRGSTQNVIVCKLQRSLYSAMPDDWGAYQKLGLALPAGHGISVPHLVVAPEAALSANRHVTPASAAELVVEIASVASPVHARVQKPAGYACAGVPFYLLVDQWARGGPAVTLYGEPEGHTYRTLSAVKFGEPIHLPAPFGVTVDTALFPER is encoded by the coding sequence GTGATCGCACTCGCCGCTGAACACTTTCCGCAGGAAGGCCGCGTCCAGGATGCCCTCGTCCAGATCCGGGAAGACACCGAGGCCCCCGAGGGCTGCATGGTGGAGATCATTGACGGGGTTGTCACCGTGGCACCGCCGCGCGGTAGCACGCAGAACGTGATCGTCTGCAAACTGCAGCGCTCCCTCTACTCCGCCATGCCGGACGACTGGGGCGCCTATCAGAAACTCGGCCTCGCCCTTCCCGCCGGCCACGGGATCTCTGTCCCGCACCTGGTCGTGGCGCCCGAAGCCGCGCTGAGCGCGAACCGTCACGTCACTCCTGCCTCAGCCGCCGAACTCGTCGTCGAGATCGCCTCGGTGGCGAGCCCGGTCCACGCGCGGGTCCAGAAGCCCGCCGGATATGCCTGCGCAGGCGTGCCGTTCTATCTGCTCGTGGACCAGTGGGCCCGGGGCGGCCCGGCCGTCACCCTTTACGGCGAGCCCGAGGGGCATACGTATCGGACGCTGAGTGCCGTGAAGTTCGGCGAGCCGATTCACCTCCCCGCCCCCTTCGGCGTCACCGTCGACACGGCACTCTTCCCGGAGCGCTGA
- a CDS encoding thymidine phosphorylase — MDAISVIRTKRDRGELTPDQIDWVIDAYTRGEVAHEQMSSLAMAIFLNGMNRTEIARWTAAMIASGERMDFSSLPRPTADKHSTGGVGDKITLPLAPLVAACGAAVPQLSGRGLGHTGGTLDKLEAIPGWRATLSNDEMLNVLRDVGSVICAAGDGLAPADKKLYALRDVTGTVESIPLIASSIMSKKIAEGTGSLVLDVKVGSGAFMKDLDNARELASTMVELGTDHGVKTVALLTDMATPLGRTAGNALEVRESVEVLAGGGPQDVVELTLALAREMLDAAGLKDADPAKALADGSAMDHWRRMITAQGGDPDAALPVAREQHVVTAASSGTLTTLDAYAVGLAAWRLGAGRARKEDPVQAGAGVELHARPGDPVTAGQPLLTLHTDTPEKFPYALEALDGGVLIGPQDAAFAATPVVLERIA, encoded by the coding sequence ATGGACGCCATCTCCGTCATCCGCACCAAGCGCGACCGCGGCGAGCTGACCCCCGATCAGATCGACTGGGTCATCGACGCCTACACCCGCGGCGAGGTCGCCCACGAGCAGATGTCGTCCCTGGCGATGGCGATCTTCCTCAACGGCATGAACCGCACGGAGATCGCCCGCTGGACGGCCGCGATGATCGCGTCCGGGGAGCGGATGGACTTCTCGTCGCTGCCGCGCCCCACCGCCGACAAGCACTCCACCGGTGGCGTCGGCGACAAGATCACGCTGCCGCTCGCCCCGCTCGTCGCCGCCTGCGGGGCGGCCGTACCGCAGCTCTCCGGCCGCGGCCTCGGCCACACCGGCGGCACCCTCGACAAGCTCGAAGCCATCCCCGGCTGGCGCGCGACACTCTCCAACGACGAGATGCTGAACGTGCTGCGCGACGTCGGCTCGGTGATCTGCGCGGCCGGTGACGGTCTCGCCCCCGCCGACAAGAAGCTCTACGCGCTGCGCGATGTCACCGGGACCGTCGAGTCCATCCCGCTGATCGCCTCCTCGATCATGTCCAAGAAGATCGCCGAGGGCACCGGCTCGCTCGTCCTGGACGTCAAGGTCGGCTCCGGCGCCTTCATGAAGGACCTCGACAACGCCCGGGAACTCGCCTCCACCATGGTCGAGTTGGGCACCGACCACGGGGTGAAGACGGTCGCGCTGCTCACTGACATGGCCACCCCGCTCGGCCGGACTGCCGGCAACGCCCTCGAAGTCCGGGAATCCGTCGAGGTGCTGGCCGGCGGCGGCCCCCAGGACGTCGTCGAGCTGACCCTCGCCCTCGCCCGCGAAATGCTCGACGCGGCCGGTCTCAAGGACGCCGACCCGGCCAAGGCGCTGGCCGACGGCTCCGCCATGGACCACTGGCGCCGCATGATCACCGCCCAGGGCGGCGACCCCGACGCGGCCCTGCCCGTGGCCCGCGAACAGCATGTCGTCACCGCCGCCTCCTCCGGCACCCTCACCACCCTCGACGCCTACGCGGTGGGCCTCGCCGCCTGGCGCCTGGGCGCCGGCCGCGCCCGCAAGGAGGACCCGGTCCAGGCAGGCGCGGGCGTGGAACTGCACGCCAGGCCCGGCGACCCGGTCACCGCCGGCCAGCCCCTGCTGACCCTGCACACCGACACTCCGGAGAAGTTCCCCTACGCCCTGGAGGCCCTCGACGGCGGCGTCCTCATCGGCCCTCAGGACGCGGCCTTCGCCGCCACCCCGGTCGTGCTGGAACGTATCGCCTGA
- a CDS encoding transcriptional regulator has protein sequence MPHADFDPVLLDPTRLTIVSLLAGVQWAEFGWVKESAGLSPSALSKQISTLQSHGYVEVRKGYVGNRPRTWVHLSDGGRTALETHAAALQRIVEEARRTAGGDDG, from the coding sequence ATGCCACACGCTGACTTCGATCCCGTACTCCTTGACCCCACCCGGCTGACGATCGTCTCGCTGCTCGCGGGCGTGCAGTGGGCCGAGTTCGGCTGGGTCAAGGAGTCGGCGGGGCTGTCCCCCTCCGCCCTGTCCAAGCAGATCAGTACGCTCCAGTCGCACGGCTACGTCGAGGTACGCAAGGGGTACGTCGGCAACCGCCCCCGCACCTGGGTACACCTCAGCGACGGCGGGCGGACAGCCCTGGAGACGCATGCGGCGGCCCTGCAACGGATCGTCGAGGAGGCGCGGCGTACGGCGGGCGGGGACGACGGCTAG
- a CDS encoding purine-cytosine permease family protein — protein sequence MSTTESRQAMTDTTKTAADQAVKETLEDYTLRFAPRSYRRWTPMVVGTTALGGIAYMADFSIGAGIGLTHGTGNALVAITVAAVVIFVTGFPLAYYGARYNIDLDLITRGSGFGYYGSVLTSIIFASFTFIFFALEGSIMAQGLKLGLGLPLWLGYAVSTLMVIPLVVYGMKALSTLQVWTTPIWLLLMVGPLVYLIANDPGTVDRFLAYPGTNGDGAFNTASVLLGAGVCLSLIAQIGEQIDYLRFMPPKTEANKRAWWTAVVMAGPGWVVLGALKQAIGVFLAVYTIAEVGPVAAPEPIQQFRGAFDAMMPSWLVIPLAVVLVVISQIKINVTNAYSGSLAWTNSFTRVTKRYPGRMVFVLVNLAFALALMEADMFSFLSGILGFYSNCAIAWVVTVATDIGINKYVLKLSPLQPEFRRGMLHAVNPVGVVAFVAASGLSIAMYFHLLGDTLQPYSPVAAAIIAFVVTPLMAVVTKGRYYLRRIDDGIAEPLLDTDGNPSAVTLDCHVCHQPYERPDLAACVTHDAVVCSLCLSTDKVGDHVLPATA from the coding sequence ATGAGCACCACCGAGTCACGACAGGCCATGACAGACACGACGAAGACCGCTGCCGACCAGGCGGTCAAGGAGACCCTGGAGGACTACACCCTCCGTTTCGCACCCCGCAGTTACCGCCGCTGGACCCCCATGGTCGTGGGCACCACTGCCCTCGGCGGCATCGCCTACATGGCCGACTTCTCCATCGGCGCCGGCATCGGCCTGACCCACGGCACCGGCAACGCGCTCGTGGCCATCACCGTCGCCGCGGTCGTCATCTTCGTCACCGGCTTCCCGCTGGCCTACTACGGCGCGCGCTACAACATCGACCTCGACCTGATCACCCGCGGCTCCGGCTTCGGCTACTACGGCTCAGTCCTCACCAGCATCATCTTCGCCAGCTTCACCTTCATCTTCTTCGCCCTCGAAGGCTCGATCATGGCCCAGGGCCTCAAACTCGGCCTCGGACTGCCCTTGTGGCTGGGCTACGCCGTCTCCACGCTCATGGTGATCCCGCTGGTGGTTTACGGCATGAAGGCGCTCAGTACGCTCCAGGTGTGGACCACCCCGATCTGGCTGCTGCTCATGGTCGGTCCGCTGGTCTACCTGATCGCCAACGACCCCGGCACGGTCGACCGCTTCCTGGCCTACCCCGGCACGAACGGTGACGGTGCCTTCAACACCGCCTCCGTCCTGCTCGGAGCGGGTGTGTGCCTGTCGTTGATCGCGCAGATCGGCGAGCAGATCGACTACCTGCGCTTCATGCCGCCCAAGACCGAGGCGAACAAGCGTGCCTGGTGGACAGCCGTGGTCATGGCCGGCCCCGGGTGGGTCGTGCTCGGTGCGCTGAAGCAGGCCATCGGTGTCTTCCTCGCCGTCTACACCATCGCCGAGGTCGGACCGGTTGCCGCGCCCGAGCCCATCCAGCAGTTCCGCGGCGCCTTCGACGCGATGATGCCGTCCTGGTTGGTCATCCCGCTGGCCGTGGTCCTGGTGGTCATCAGCCAGATCAAAATCAACGTGACGAACGCCTACTCCGGCTCGCTGGCCTGGACGAACTCCTTCACCCGCGTCACCAAGCGCTACCCCGGCCGCATGGTCTTCGTCCTGGTCAACCTGGCCTTTGCACTCGCCCTGATGGAAGCCGACATGTTCAGCTTCCTGAGCGGCATCCTGGGCTTCTACTCGAACTGCGCGATCGCCTGGGTGGTCACCGTGGCCACCGACATCGGCATCAACAAGTACGTGCTGAAGCTGTCCCCGCTCCAGCCGGAGTTCCGCCGGGGCATGCTCCACGCGGTCAATCCGGTCGGCGTCGTGGCCTTCGTCGCCGCCTCCGGCCTGTCGATCGCCATGTACTTCCACCTCCTCGGCGACACCCTCCAGCCGTACTCGCCCGTGGCAGCAGCCATCATCGCCTTCGTCGTCACCCCGCTGATGGCCGTGGTCACCAAGGGCCGCTACTACTTGCGCCGCATCGACGACGGCATCGCCGAGCCCCTGCTGGACACCGATGGCAACCCGAGCGCGGTCACCCTCGACTGCCACGTCTGCCACCAGCCCTACGAGCGCCCCGACCTCGCAGCCTGTGTCACTCACGACGCGGTCGTCTGCTCGCTGTGCCTGAGCACCGACAAGGTCGGCGACCACGTCCTGCCGGCCACCGCGTAA